A part of Paenibacillus sp. 481 genomic DNA contains:
- a CDS encoding peptide MFS transporter, producing the protein MSDIDNQKQQIVASVPQKGFFGHPKGLFTLFFTEFWERFSYYGMRAILVYYMYYEVSKGGLGFDESTALAIVSIYGSLVYMSGIIGGWLADRIFGTSKAVFYGGILIMLGHLVLSFPGNISLFFVSMILIVLGTGLLKPNVSSVVGDIYSPTDHRRDAGFSIFYMGINMGAFIAPLIVGTVGMNVGFHMGFGLAAVGMLLGLAVFMLTKKKNLGLAGTIVANPLSQAEKKKVFTTMGIAAVLLAILVAIAIPTGLLTFKTFIALVGVLGIVIPTSYFIVMYRSPKTTAVEKSRIIAYIPLFIASVMFWAIQEQGATILANYADKRTQLEFAGIHISPAWFQSLNPLFIILLAPVFAWLWVKLGNRQPSIPQKFSFGLLFAGLSFLVILLPAYIGGHSALVNPLWLVLSYLIVVLGELCLSPVGLSATTKLAPVAFSAQTMSLWFLSNAAAQAINAQIVRFYTPDTEMLYFGVIGGTAIVLSVILFMLAPKIEGFMKGVR; encoded by the coding sequence ATGTCAGACATCGATAATCAAAAGCAACAAATTGTTGCGTCTGTCCCGCAAAAAGGATTTTTTGGACATCCTAAAGGACTGTTCACCCTATTCTTCACCGAGTTTTGGGAGCGCTTTTCCTATTATGGAATGAGAGCAATTCTTGTCTATTATATGTACTATGAAGTCTCCAAAGGCGGATTAGGATTCGACGAGAGCACGGCTCTTGCCATTGTGTCGATATACGGGTCATTAGTGTATATGTCCGGAATTATTGGCGGGTGGCTTGCTGACCGTATATTCGGTACTTCGAAAGCTGTATTTTATGGTGGAATATTAATTATGTTAGGTCACCTTGTGCTTTCATTTCCGGGAAATATAAGCCTGTTTTTTGTTTCCATGATTTTGATCGTGCTTGGGACAGGCTTACTGAAGCCTAACGTATCAAGCGTTGTAGGTGATATTTATAGCCCGACGGACCATCGTCGTGATGCAGGTTTCAGCATTTTTTACATGGGTATTAACATGGGTGCCTTTATCGCTCCGTTAATAGTCGGCACCGTTGGTATGAATGTTGGTTTCCACATGGGCTTTGGGCTCGCTGCTGTAGGTATGCTGTTGGGTCTAGCCGTGTTTATGTTGACGAAGAAAAAGAACCTCGGCCTTGCAGGTACGATTGTAGCAAATCCGCTCTCGCAAGCTGAGAAGAAAAAAGTGTTTACGACTATGGGAATTGCAGCTGTTCTGTTAGCGATTCTCGTCGCTATAGCTATTCCAACTGGTCTGCTTACATTCAAGACATTTATCGCTCTTGTAGGTGTATTAGGTATTGTTATTCCAACGAGCTATTTTATCGTCATGTATCGCAGTCCAAAGACGACAGCCGTAGAAAAATCAAGAATTATCGCGTACATTCCATTGTTCATTGCATCCGTGATGTTCTGGGCGATTCAGGAGCAAGGCGCAACGATTCTTGCCAATTATGCGGATAAGCGCACACAGTTGGAATTTGCGGGTATTCATATTTCACCTGCTTGGTTCCAATCGTTAAACCCGCTATTCATTATTTTGTTAGCACCTGTGTTCGCTTGGCTATGGGTTAAGCTGGGCAACAGACAGCCGTCCATTCCGCAAAAGTTCTCGTTCGGCTTGCTGTTTGCTGGTTTATCATTCCTTGTCATTTTGCTGCCGGCTTATATTGGTGGTCATAGTGCACTCGTTAACCCATTATGGCTTGTCCTAAGCTATCTGATTGTCGTACTTGGGGAATTGTGCTTGTCGCCTGTAGGCCTCTCTGCGACGACGAAGCTAGCGCCTGTTGCCTTCTCGGCACAAACGATGAGCTTATGGTTCTTATCGAACGCAGCTGCACAAGCGATTAATGCACAGATCGTTAGATTTTACACGCCTGACACGGAAATGCTCTACTTCGGGGTAATTGGAGGAACTGCGATTGTACTAAGTGTAATCCTGTTCATGCTTGCTCCAAAAATCGAAGGATTCATGAAGGGTGTACGATAG
- a CDS encoding YfiT family bacillithiol transferase codes for MDYRYPIGTFEYEGEISSGQREIWIKEIEQLPAQLRATVQDLTEEQLDIPYRDGGWTIRQVVHHVSDSHMNAFTRFKLALTEDTPTIKPYLEDRWVSLGDSLEVDIDISLALLEALHKKWVILLTSLSESDYQKEFYHPESQQTVRLAYCLGTYAWHGNHHVAHITAVRDRLQF; via the coding sequence ATGGACTACAGATATCCGATTGGAACATTTGAATACGAAGGTGAAATTAGCTCTGGGCAAAGGGAAATATGGATCAAAGAGATTGAACAACTTCCAGCCCAATTAAGAGCAACTGTTCAAGATTTAACAGAGGAGCAACTAGACATTCCGTATCGAGACGGCGGCTGGACGATTCGTCAGGTTGTGCATCATGTATCAGACAGCCATATGAATGCTTTTACTCGTTTTAAGCTGGCGCTGACTGAAGACACACCCACGATCAAACCGTATCTTGAGGATCGGTGGGTTTCATTAGGAGACTCGCTAGAAGTCGATATCGACATTTCACTCGCCTTGCTTGAAGCGTTACATAAGAAGTGGGTCATTTTATTAACCTCATTAAGCGAATCTGATTACCAAAAAGAGTTCTATCATCCTGAATCGCAGCAAACGGTTCGTTTAGCTTACTGCCTTGGGACGTACGCATGGCACGGCAATCATCACGTGGCTCATATTACAGCGGTTAGAGATAGACTTCAATTTTAA
- a CDS encoding pentapeptide repeat-containing protein encodes MQSNFRCGVHNDLRQLGFKGCTVYDCFGAGQMVSQVTYDGLDWRKAPETAKQMFEVFPIMRQLHELRWYLTEALTLRPARTIYDELSSALAETERLTRLEPDSILELDVATHRANVNALLLQTSELVRAEALRSLKGANGGSRRKTYGRGADLFGAKLKGADLRGANLRGAYLIAADLSGADLRGADLIGADFRDTNIRGANLAESIFLTQFQVNAAKGDSSTKLPPTLNQPSHWRVGR; translated from the coding sequence TTGCAGTCCAACTTCCGTTGTGGCGTTCACAACGACCTGAGACAGCTAGGCTTTAAGGGCTGCACGGTGTATGACTGCTTTGGTGCGGGGCAAATGGTGTCCCAAGTTACGTACGACGGACTCGACTGGCGGAAAGCTCCGGAAACAGCGAAACAGATGTTTGAAGTGTTTCCGATCATGCGGCAGCTTCATGAGCTTCGCTGGTATTTGACTGAGGCGCTGACGCTGCGGCCTGCCCGTACGATCTATGATGAACTCAGCTCTGCGCTCGCCGAGACGGAACGCCTCACTCGCCTAGAGCCTGATTCCATTCTCGAACTCGACGTGGCAACTCACCGCGCGAATGTGAACGCGCTGCTCCTACAGACGAGCGAACTTGTGCGTGCAGAAGCGTTGCGCTCGCTAAAAGGGGCCAACGGCGGTAGCCGTCGCAAGACGTACGGCCGCGGTGCAGACCTGTTCGGGGCCAAGCTTAAAGGGGCCGACTTGAGGGGTGCTAATTTAAGAGGCGCCTATCTGATTGCCGCCGACCTTAGCGGCGCTGATCTAAGGGGCGCTGACCTTATCGGGGCTGATTTCAGAGACACGAATATTAGAGGGGCAAACCTGGCAGAAAGTATTTTCCTGACCCAATTTCAGGTCAACGCGGCAAAAGGGGATTCCTCTACAAAGTTGCCACCGACGCTCAATCAACCGTCTCATTGGCGCGTAGGAAGATAG
- a CDS encoding M20 family metallopeptidase: MKELELGSGFELQTIISEMVEQKRDNTIALSNNIWDCPEIYFEEHRSAAYVCKALEEEGFQIEREVAGLQTGFIGSFGAGKPIVAILGEFDALAGLSQQKGVAQHEPIAAGGHGHGCGHNLLGAGAFAAAVAIKDYMQQTGLQGTVRYYGCPAEESGSGKAYMARAGLFDDVDLALSWHPFTSPRMMNDSSLANYSVTFKFDGKSAHAAAAPHLGRSALDAVELMNVGVNYLREHMIPEARVHYAITDTGGISPNVVQPHAEVVYLIRAPKKQQVEALYERVLNVARGAALMTGTTMDVEFEGTASNLIPNTTLANAMYKHLVAVGAPAYDEFDYQFAKEIRATLSQEDIQAALGGLDRETVQALKDKDIVDVIPPLGNEGALAGSTDVGDVSWIVPTMQCMTTCWALGTPFHTWQVVSQGMMPIAHKGMLQAGKVIACTAIEAMQSPQLIEQARAEWKQRLDGDVYTSLIPEHVLPPLKGAVNA; this comes from the coding sequence ATGAAAGAGCTGGAATTAGGGTCGGGATTTGAGTTACAAACGATCATTTCGGAAATGGTTGAGCAAAAAAGAGACAACACGATCGCGTTGAGCAATAATATTTGGGATTGTCCCGAAATCTACTTCGAAGAACATCGATCAGCTGCGTACGTATGCAAAGCGCTGGAGGAGGAAGGATTTCAGATTGAGCGAGAGGTAGCGGGGCTCCAAACCGGATTTATCGGAAGTTTCGGTGCGGGTAAGCCAATTGTCGCTATTTTGGGGGAATTCGACGCCTTGGCAGGATTAAGCCAGCAAAAAGGAGTTGCGCAGCATGAACCGATTGCTGCTGGTGGGCACGGGCATGGCTGTGGCCATAACTTGCTAGGAGCGGGTGCATTTGCCGCTGCGGTTGCGATTAAAGATTACATGCAGCAAACGGGCTTGCAGGGAACGGTTCGTTATTATGGTTGTCCAGCCGAAGAGAGCGGTTCTGGTAAAGCGTATATGGCTCGTGCAGGATTGTTTGATGATGTCGATCTGGCATTGTCTTGGCATCCGTTCACATCACCTCGTATGATGAACGATAGCTCGCTTGCCAATTATTCGGTCACGTTTAAATTTGATGGGAAGAGTGCACATGCCGCGGCTGCCCCTCACTTAGGCCGCAGTGCTTTGGATGCGGTGGAATTAATGAACGTGGGCGTGAATTATTTAAGAGAGCATATGATTCCAGAAGCGCGAGTGCATTATGCGATTACGGATACAGGCGGAATTTCGCCGAATGTCGTACAGCCACATGCCGAAGTCGTCTATTTAATTCGCGCTCCTAAAAAGCAGCAAGTCGAGGCTCTATACGAGCGTGTACTCAATGTTGCTAGAGGCGCAGCGTTAATGACAGGAACGACGATGGACGTTGAATTTGAAGGTACTGCTTCGAATCTGATTCCGAATACAACGTTAGCGAACGCGATGTACAAGCATTTGGTTGCTGTCGGTGCTCCTGCATATGATGAGTTCGACTATCAGTTTGCAAAGGAAATCCGTGCAACGCTGTCACAGGAAGATATTCAAGCGGCCTTAGGAGGACTGGATCGAGAAACGGTGCAAGCTTTAAAAGACAAGGACATTGTCGACGTCATTCCACCTCTCGGCAATGAAGGGGCGTTAGCAGGGTCTACTGATGTTGGCGATGTGAGTTGGATTGTGCCAACGATGCAATGTATGACCACGTGCTGGGCGTTGGGAACGCCTTTTCACACTTGGCAGGTCGTATCGCAAGGGATGATGCCAATCGCTCACAAAGGCATGCTTCAAGCCGGAAAAGTGATCGCTTGCACCGCGATTGAAGCGATGCAAAGTCCACAATTGATCGAGCAGGCACGAGCAGAATGGAAGCAGCGCTTGGATGGGGATGTGTATACGTCACTCATTCCTGAACATGTGCTACCGCCTCTCAAAGGAGCGGTTAACGCCTAG